One Planctomycetota bacterium genomic window carries:
- a CDS encoding PQQ-binding-like beta-propeller repeat protein — protein sequence MRPIVALSLLAPLALVAPEAFAQRARAVNPDDSVTAADALVRVLELDAGGNTPEGLRVLQQVLENEGERLLPVEGDADLYVPVRRVVHTLLVRRPELLARYRAQEGPRAAELLQSGDLARVERTHLLTPSGFEAMLRLAQLELESGRFESARLMLEQGEDHPDRTGANAADAARLALAIAARVEREGVAAWAARWAREGGVGAPAPGGDEAGVPELARPARTILDAGPPIDAAQLPTIPLRSVRLAPVTDEPEVAGLAAWAPVVSGRSVFVNDGRGVRGLDAVTLTPLWSTPLGSPGRSRSRAGFDRMNSMTFGGAQGADLGFPGVGGGVVVAHNAGPDQPVQRPDRQVVGLDVRDGRSLWEVAVGDIDGRLEQSSVRGGVVVDADTAILAFRESGPTVRLNRTHLVGLDLYTGRPKWVRLLGSVGTNPWGRLSSRPDLTVVHEGIVYRGDEMGVIGAFEAATGRPRWVRTLAPPRAQDAMGFRPTAPVPAHESNAPALSGGSLFYVEPGRGSVVELDAATGALRAQRDAAPLGEPRYVLIAGDQLACVTPTRVVFVAREALAEGSIRLSQEFRGQVPVGRVVTFGPLVYVPLADGVAVIDPARPSEARRLAMPATGSMLAVAGEDGGGAHVLALDATSIHTYVAWEHARALLERRVAQSPADPAPLLTYIELVDRAGRGGEVAPLADRVLALLEARGADEASTPARTQLTELLLAMIRRARAAWSQPSRPADPLGTPPITDAAVLGEILARLARAADAPRDAARVLLETAWLADVQNRPDAGVDAYQRILLDPALAAAALEEAEYAGDAAGDVAAARLAALLRRSGPGAYAAFDEEARLAADALPQDAGADQLAGIASRYPGSSMAPDLWRRAAEAHARDGRDERARRAVGAGLAAAELARDLGRPGLEPVVGALANALVAGPETPALRGGLYREMRRVALNFPGVRVTTPAGEVSAGAAAEALRTALASRDWPALLGTQVRAERFIEGLDPRTPLFTQAPGLATDCVLLVGEGRVELWGVNACTGELSAVWRRESEAEPSPILLTPDAALLHWPGAGGGWLERIGVDGRTAWKSRELGGVLRGPAGLPEAPAMPTPLDGDAGPADLVVSTDGRTVTIVRRSGAAATIDVATGEALWGSVLPMSPVFEVAHAGDTVIIAGLRASDDGRTQETAVISVDARTGEPRASLPASRLGDHPRWIRPLDGGDALLATSDALLRFSPATGEVKWTAAGNLGQTSVAGWQAGSALLVLDADMRLRRGEAGSGVFDPNPLPMGEDSHSRLSLPVSAGVVNGRLVLAGAEGVRIVDQQGALVGADSLRESRLMPAALGRDVLVTLDVPGDAFSPGSSDLARVLLLSSTTGKVLGVERVRVFDVPSALLTIDGKILIGQGAGTIVLDAPAR from the coding sequence ATGCGTCCGATAGTGGCCCTGTCGTTGCTCGCCCCGCTCGCCCTGGTCGCGCCCGAGGCGTTTGCGCAGCGGGCCAGGGCCGTCAACCCCGACGATTCGGTGACCGCGGCGGACGCGCTGGTGCGGGTCCTGGAACTCGACGCGGGCGGGAACACGCCCGAGGGGCTCCGCGTGCTCCAGCAGGTGCTGGAGAACGAGGGCGAGCGTCTGCTCCCGGTCGAGGGCGACGCGGACCTGTACGTGCCGGTGCGACGGGTGGTGCACACGCTGCTGGTGCGGCGGCCCGAGCTGCTGGCGCGATACCGCGCGCAGGAAGGGCCGCGGGCGGCGGAGTTGCTCCAATCGGGCGATCTGGCGCGCGTGGAGCGGACGCACCTGCTGACGCCCTCGGGGTTCGAGGCGATGCTGCGTCTGGCGCAGTTGGAACTGGAATCCGGGCGGTTCGAGAGCGCCCGGCTGATGCTCGAGCAGGGCGAGGACCATCCGGACCGCACCGGCGCGAACGCCGCCGACGCGGCGCGTCTGGCGTTGGCGATCGCCGCGCGTGTGGAGCGTGAGGGCGTCGCCGCGTGGGCGGCGCGGTGGGCACGCGAAGGGGGCGTGGGGGCGCCCGCGCCCGGGGGCGACGAGGCGGGCGTGCCGGAACTCGCGCGGCCGGCGCGCACCATCCTCGACGCGGGCCCGCCCATCGACGCGGCCCAACTCCCCACCATCCCGCTGCGGTCCGTGCGCCTCGCGCCCGTCACCGACGAGCCGGAGGTCGCCGGGTTGGCGGCGTGGGCGCCGGTCGTTTCCGGGCGGAGCGTGTTCGTGAACGACGGGCGGGGCGTGCGGGGCCTGGACGCGGTCACGCTGACCCCTTTGTGGAGCACGCCCTTGGGCTCGCCGGGGCGGTCGCGGTCGCGCGCCGGGTTCGACCGCATGAACTCGATGACGTTCGGCGGGGCGCAGGGCGCCGACCTCGGCTTCCCGGGCGTGGGCGGGGGCGTGGTGGTGGCGCACAACGCCGGGCCTGATCAGCCCGTGCAGCGCCCCGACCGGCAAGTCGTGGGCCTGGACGTGCGGGACGGACGCTCGCTGTGGGAGGTCGCCGTCGGGGACATCGACGGGCGCCTGGAGCAGTCGAGCGTGCGGGGGGGCGTCGTGGTCGACGCGGACACGGCGATCCTGGCGTTCCGCGAGTCGGGGCCGACGGTGCGCCTCAACCGCACGCACCTGGTCGGGCTCGATCTGTACACCGGGCGCCCGAAGTGGGTCCGCCTGCTGGGCAGCGTCGGCACGAACCCCTGGGGGCGGCTCTCGTCGCGCCCTGACCTGACGGTGGTGCACGAGGGGATCGTGTACCGGGGTGATGAGATGGGCGTGATCGGGGCGTTCGAGGCGGCGACGGGGCGGCCCCGGTGGGTGCGCACGCTCGCCCCGCCGCGGGCGCAGGACGCGATGGGGTTCCGCCCCACCGCGCCCGTCCCCGCGCACGAGTCGAACGCGCCCGCGCTGAGCGGCGGGTCGCTGTTCTACGTGGAGCCCGGGCGCGGGAGCGTCGTCGAACTGGACGCGGCGACCGGCGCGCTGCGGGCGCAGCGTGACGCGGCCCCGCTGGGCGAACCGCGCTACGTGCTGATCGCGGGCGATCAACTCGCGTGCGTGACGCCCACGCGGGTGGTGTTCGTGGCGCGCGAGGCGCTGGCGGAGGGGAGCATCCGTCTGTCGCAGGAGTTCCGCGGGCAGGTGCCCGTGGGGCGGGTGGTGACGTTCGGGCCGCTGGTGTACGTGCCGTTGGCCGACGGTGTGGCGGTGATCGACCCCGCGCGCCCGTCGGAGGCGCGACGCCTGGCGATGCCGGCGACGGGGTCGATGCTCGCGGTGGCGGGGGAGGACGGCGGGGGCGCGCACGTGCTGGCGCTCGACGCGACGTCGATCCACACGTACGTCGCGTGGGAGCACGCGCGGGCGCTGCTGGAGCGCCGGGTGGCGCAGTCGCCGGCGGATCCGGCGCCGCTGCTCACGTACATCGAACTGGTGGACCGCGCCGGGCGCGGGGGCGAAGTCGCGCCGCTGGCCGACCGGGTGCTCGCGCTGCTCGAGGCGCGCGGGGCGGACGAGGCGTCGACGCCCGCCCGCACGCAGCTCACCGAACTGCTGCTCGCGATGATCCGGCGGGCGCGGGCGGCGTGGAGCCAGCCGTCGCGCCCGGCCGACCCGCTCGGCACGCCCCCGATCACCGACGCCGCGGTGCTGGGCGAGATCCTGGCACGCCTGGCGCGGGCGGCGGACGCGCCGCGCGACGCGGCGCGGGTGCTGCTCGAGACGGCGTGGCTGGCGGACGTGCAGAACCGACCCGACGCGGGCGTGGACGCGTACCAGCGCATCCTGCTGGACCCCGCGCTGGCCGCGGCGGCGCTGGAAGAGGCCGAGTACGCCGGCGATGCGGCGGGCGACGTGGCGGCGGCGCGACTGGCGGCGCTGCTGCGACGGTCGGGCCCGGGCGCGTACGCGGCGTTCGACGAGGAAGCGCGCCTCGCGGCGGACGCCCTGCCCCAGGACGCGGGCGCGGACCAACTGGCCGGCATCGCGTCGCGCTATCCGGGGTCGTCGATGGCGCCGGACCTGTGGCGCCGGGCGGCGGAGGCCCACGCGCGCGACGGGCGCGACGAGCGGGCCCGCCGGGCCGTGGGCGCGGGGCTGGCGGCGGCGGAACTGGCGCGGGACCTGGGGCGCCCGGGCCTGGAGCCGGTGGTGGGGGCGCTGGCCAACGCGCTCGTCGCCGGGCCCGAGACGCCGGCTTTGCGGGGCGGTCTATACCGCGAGATGCGCCGGGTGGCGCTGAACTTTCCGGGCGTGCGGGTGACGACGCCCGCGGGCGAGGTCTCGGCGGGGGCCGCGGCCGAGGCGCTGCGAACGGCGCTCGCGTCGCGCGATTGGCCGGCGTTGCTGGGGACGCAGGTACGGGCGGAGCGGTTCATCGAAGGGCTGGACCCGCGGACACCATTGTTCACGCAAGCGCCCGGGCTGGCGACGGACTGCGTGCTGCTGGTGGGCGAGGGGCGCGTGGAACTGTGGGGCGTGAACGCGTGCACGGGCGAGTTGTCGGCGGTGTGGCGTCGGGAGAGCGAGGCGGAGCCATCGCCGATCCTGCTGACGCCCGACGCGGCGCTGCTGCACTGGCCCGGCGCGGGGGGCGGCTGGCTGGAGCGGATCGGGGTCGACGGCAGAACGGCGTGGAAGTCGCGTGAGTTGGGGGGCGTGCTGCGCGGGCCCGCGGGGCTGCCCGAAGCGCCGGCAATGCCCACGCCGCTCGACGGCGACGCCGGGCCGGCGGACCTGGTCGTGAGCACGGACGGGCGGACGGTGACGATCGTGCGTCGGTCGGGCGCCGCGGCGACGATCGACGTGGCGACGGGCGAGGCGTTGTGGGGGTCGGTGCTGCCGATGAGCCCGGTGTTCGAGGTCGCGCACGCGGGCGACACGGTGATCATCGCGGGGCTGCGCGCGTCGGACGACGGACGGACGCAGGAGACGGCGGTGATCTCGGTGGACGCGCGCACGGGCGAGCCTCGCGCCTCGCTGCCGGCGTCGCGGCTGGGGGACCACCCGCGCTGGATCCGCCCGCTGGACGGGGGCGACGCGCTGCTGGCGACGAGCGACGCGCTGCTGCGGTTCTCGCCCGCGACGGGCGAGGTGAAGTGGACGGCGGCGGGGAACCTCGGGCAGACGTCGGTCGCGGGGTGGCAGGCGGGGTCGGCGCTGCTGGTGCTCGACGCGGACATGCGTCTGCGCCGGGGCGAGGCGGGGAGCGGGGTGTTCGATCCGAACCCGCTGCCGATGGGCGAGGATTCGCACAGCCGCCTGTCGCTGCCGGTGAGCGCTGGGGTGGTCAACGGCCGCCTGGTGCTGGCGGGAGCGGAGGGCGTGCGGATCGTGGATCAGCAGGGGGCGCTGGTGGGGGCGGATTCGCTGCGCGAGAGCCGGCTGATGCCCGCGGCGCTGGGGCGCGACGTGCTGGTGACGCTGGACGTGCCGGGCGACGCGTTCTCGCCCGGGTCGAGCGATCTGGCGCGGGTGCTGCTGCTGTCGTCGACCACGGGCAAGGTGCTGGGCGTCGAGCGGGTGCGGGTGTTCGACGTGCCCTCGGCGCTTCTGACGATCGACGGGAAGATCCTGATCGGGCAGGGGGCGGGCACGATCGTGCTCGACGCGCCGGCGCGGTGA
- a CDS encoding DUF5658 family protein, translating to MRPLHETLSEPARCVRVTSLLVGTACMSLADLYMTLLFATHVGMLESNPVARMVMAHDSPALVVLWKVALTVFGVGVLFYSRRKRHAEIATWLVFAVLCGLMAHWLLFTEAAREAGADYHLIAMSGDARWVEFPAD from the coding sequence GTGCGTCCGCTCCACGAGACACTCTCCGAGCCGGCGCGCTGCGTCCGCGTCACCTCGCTGCTCGTGGGCACGGCGTGCATGAGCCTGGCCGACCTCTACATGACGCTCCTCTTCGCCACGCACGTGGGCATGCTCGAATCAAACCCCGTCGCCCGCATGGTCATGGCCCACGATTCGCCCGCCCTCGTCGTGCTCTGGAAGGTCGCGCTGACGGTGTTCGGCGTGGGCGTGCTGTTCTACTCGCGGCGCAAGCGACACGCCGAGATCGCCACCTGGCTCGTCTTCGCGGTCCTCTGCGGGCTCATGGCCCACTGGCTGCTCTTCACCGAGGCCGCCCGCGAGGCCGGCGCCGACTACCACCTCATCGCGATGAGCGGCGACGCCCGCTGGGTCGAGTTCCCCGCCGACTGA
- a CDS encoding Nif3-like dinuclear metal center hexameric protein: MKVGDLVRAMERLAPLGQAAEWDKVGLLVGDSARDLSGPVLLTIDLTERVLREAVEMRAGAVVAYHPPIWEPLTRITDATPRQRVLLRAIEAGLAVYAPHTSLDAASGGMTDWLCEGLSGSTQPGKILGDCRALVPHAREAPTQELKIVTFVPAASVEGVRDALASAGAGIIGQYTLCSFTTPGAGTYLGGEGTHPATGIPGRREEVAEVRLEMVCSRAALALALETLRRFHPYEEPAIDVYELVRQPRRNVGAGRRLQLDRPATVRELAERLKAFIRRPFVRFALADPDQDRVVSRVGVVCGAGGSHSREAARQGCEVFVTGEMAHHDVLGALHAGMSVILGGHTSTERGFLPRLRERLALEGFDARVSTMDRDILTTI, translated from the coding sequence ATGAAGGTCGGCGACCTGGTGCGCGCTATGGAGCGGCTGGCCCCGCTGGGGCAGGCGGCGGAGTGGGACAAGGTGGGGCTGCTGGTGGGCGATTCGGCGCGGGACCTGTCCGGGCCGGTGCTGCTCACGATCGACCTCACCGAGCGCGTGCTGCGCGAGGCGGTGGAAATGCGGGCCGGCGCGGTCGTGGCGTATCACCCGCCGATCTGGGAGCCCCTCACGCGCATCACCGACGCGACGCCCCGCCAGCGGGTGTTGCTACGCGCGATCGAGGCGGGGCTGGCGGTGTACGCGCCCCACACGTCGCTGGACGCGGCGTCGGGGGGCATGACGGACTGGCTGTGCGAGGGGCTGTCGGGGAGCACGCAGCCGGGGAAGATCCTGGGCGATTGCCGGGCGCTCGTGCCCCACGCGCGGGAAGCCCCGACGCAGGAACTGAAGATCGTGACGTTCGTGCCCGCGGCGAGCGTGGAGGGCGTGCGCGACGCGCTGGCGTCGGCGGGCGCGGGGATCATCGGGCAGTACACGCTGTGCTCGTTCACGACGCCCGGCGCCGGGACGTACCTGGGCGGCGAGGGCACGCACCCAGCCACGGGGATCCCGGGTCGGCGCGAGGAAGTGGCGGAAGTGCGGCTGGAGATGGTGTGCTCGCGGGCGGCGCTGGCGCTGGCGCTCGAGACGCTGCGGCGTTTCCACCCGTACGAGGAGCCCGCGATCGACGTGTACGAACTGGTGCGCCAGCCGCGCCGGAACGTGGGGGCTGGGCGGCGGCTGCAGTTGGATCGTCCGGCGACGGTGCGCGAACTGGCGGAGCGGCTGAAGGCGTTCATCCGCAGGCCGTTCGTGCGGTTCGCGCTGGCGGACCCGGACCAGGACCGCGTGGTGTCGCGTGTGGGCGTGGTGTGCGGGGCGGGGGGGTCGCACAGCCGGGAGGCGGCCCGCCAGGGGTGCGAGGTGTTCGTGACCGGCGAGATGGCGCACCACGACGTGCTGGGCGCGCTGCACGCGGGGATGAGCGTGATCCTGGGCGGGCACACGAGCACGGAGCGCGGGTTCCTGCCGCGGCTGCGCGAGAGGCTGGCGCTGGAAGGCTTCGACGCCCGGGTGAGCACGATGGACCGCGACATCCTGACGACGATCTAG
- a CDS encoding ROK family protein: MPPAKPFVGVDLGGTNIQFGVVSHDLKLIGEAKRKTKAEEKLEGVLGRIEAGIAEACADAGVSPGAIGGVGIGAPGAVDPTRGLVLEAVNLRWDNVPLADLLAKRLKTKVFLDNDVNVAVFGENKLGAGKNARDLLGVWLGTGVGGGLILNGALYYGHFWTAGEIGHTILLPNMPRGVRTLEQHCSRTAIVERLAALLRSNQKSRLTAEIGDDYTKIRSRTLARHYHEGDREDALVIEVADAAADLLGQAIGSVVTLLSLPRVVLGGGLTEALGMPFVERVQTVAREVAFPDACKKVEVVPSMLEDTAGVYGAAMIAMERAGVLK; encoded by the coding sequence ATGCCGCCAGCCAAGCCGTTCGTGGGGGTTGATCTCGGGGGCACGAACATCCAGTTCGGCGTGGTGTCGCACGACTTGAAGCTGATCGGCGAGGCCAAGCGCAAGACCAAGGCCGAGGAAAAACTCGAGGGCGTCCTGGGCCGCATCGAGGCCGGCATCGCCGAGGCCTGCGCGGACGCGGGCGTGAGCCCGGGGGCGATCGGGGGCGTGGGGATCGGCGCGCCCGGCGCGGTCGACCCGACGCGCGGGCTCGTGCTCGAGGCCGTCAACCTCCGCTGGGACAACGTCCCCCTGGCCGACCTGCTCGCCAAGCGTCTCAAGACCAAGGTCTTTCTCGACAACGACGTGAACGTCGCGGTCTTCGGCGAGAACAAGCTGGGCGCCGGCAAGAACGCGCGCGACCTGCTGGGCGTCTGGCTCGGCACGGGCGTCGGGGGCGGGCTCATCCTCAACGGCGCGCTCTACTACGGGCACTTCTGGACCGCCGGCGAGATCGGGCACACCATCCTGCTGCCCAACATGCCCCGGGGCGTGCGCACGCTCGAGCAGCACTGCTCGCGCACCGCCATCGTCGAGCGCCTCGCCGCGCTCCTGCGCTCCAACCAGAAGTCGCGCCTCACCGCCGAGATCGGCGACGACTACACCAAGATCCGCTCGCGCACGCTCGCCCGCCACTACCACGAGGGCGACCGCGAGGACGCGCTCGTTATCGAGGTCGCCGACGCCGCCGCCGACCTGCTGGGACAGGCCATCGGCAGCGTCGTCACGCTGCTCAGCCTCCCGCGCGTCGTGCTCGGGGGCGGGCTCACCGAGGCCCTGGGCATGCCCTTCGTCGAGCGCGTCCAGACCGTCGCGCGCGAGGTCGCCTTCCCCGACGCGTGCAAGAAGGTCGAGGTCGTCCCCAGCATGCTCGAAGACACCGCCGGCGTGTACGGCGCCGCCATGATCGCGATGGAGCGGGCCGGCGTGCTCAAGTAG